Proteins from a genomic interval of Sulfurimonas sp. HSL3-2:
- a CDS encoding TRIC cation channel family protein, with protein MPHLDPLILVDILGIVAFAISGFLVGTRNNLDILGVVIAASLTALGGGIVRDTILSVTPFAFKTLYPATALFVVILLAFIIKIHRFGSIEKRWLFVVTDTIGLVAFSITGALLAINAGYNFFGVIILSFITAMGGGVIRDILINQVPAVLISDFYGSISVIVSILLLLLHVSDLLNQTTILLVAIFSIALRLVAYKYKWELPKII; from the coding sequence ATGCCGCACCTTGATCCGCTTATATTAGTAGATATCTTAGGTATCGTCGCATTTGCGATAAGCGGATTTTTAGTCGGTACCAGAAACAACCTAGACATACTCGGTGTCGTCATAGCTGCTTCACTGACTGCACTCGGCGGCGGGATCGTGAGAGACACCATCCTAAGCGTCACCCCTTTTGCTTTTAAGACACTCTACCCTGCGACTGCTCTTTTTGTAGTCATACTTTTAGCGTTTATCATCAAGATACATAGGTTCGGGAGTATAGAAAAGAGATGGCTTTTTGTCGTAACCGATACCATCGGACTTGTCGCATTCAGCATTACGGGAGCGCTGCTTGCGATAAATGCGGGATATAACTTTTTTGGAGTCATCATCCTCAGTTTCATCACCGCGATGGGAGGAGGAGTCATAAGAGACATCCTCATAAACCAAGTGCCTGCAGTGCTCATAAGCGACTTCTACGGCTCGATCTCGGTTATAGTCTCCATACTTCTGCTGCTCTTACATGTAAGCGATCTTCTAAACCAGACGACCATCCTCTTAGTTGCGATATTCTCTATAGCACTCAGACTTGTGGCTTATAAATATAAATGGGAATTACCGAAAATTATCTGA